ACCAGCCGCAGCGCATCTGGCAGCAGGATATGATGGCTCCAGCATAGCCAGGCCGTCAGCACGGCAATCACAACGGCGAGGGTCTTGAACATCGCTGCGACCTGTTCGCTGGCGATGGCGCCACGCCGCCAGGCCCGGATGTACCAGGCAAAGGGCAGCGCCCCGGCCAGCATGAAACCCGTGGCGACCCACTGCAGGTAGCTGCCGGTGAAATGCCCGAAAGAGGCATCGTAATTCGAATAGCCCCCGGTCGACAGTGTCGTCATCGCATGGGTGATCGCGTCAAAGACCCCCATGCCCCCCGCCGCGTAGAAGACCGCGCAAAGGCCCATCAGCCCAAGGTACACCGCCAGCGTCGCCAGGGCGAAGGTCGCTGCTGTGCCCGTGACCTTGTCGCTGCGGTCAGAGCTTTCGGTCTGGAACAGCTGCATGCCCCCGACGCGCAGCACCGGCAGCAGCGCGATACCGGTCACGATGAAACCGACGCCCCCCACGGCCTGAAGGGTCGCACGCCACAACAGGATACCGCGCGGCGTTGCGTCCAGCCCGCTCATTACAGTGGCGCCGGTGGTGGTGATGCCCGACATGGCTTCGAACAGCGCATCCACCGGTGTCAGCCCGAACATCGCCAGTGGTACCGCGCCGGCCAGGGCCGCCGTCACCCAGATCGACGAGGTCAGCAGGAAACCATGCAGACGCGTGACCTCGGAAAACCGGCTGGCCGAGGCCAGGGCGAGTATGACCCCCGGAAATCCGGTCAACAGGGCGCTTTCGACGAACAATGTCCTGGTGGCAGGAAAGATCGCCGCGTCCATCAGCATGAGAGCCGCCGAGAACAGCAATCCCACACCGTTGACGAAGACGACGAAATTCATAACTGGCACCGACGCGGAGCGGCCTTCGACGGCATGCCAAAGGCCCGACTCGGGGCCCATCGGCCCCTTTCGTCGACTTACGCCTGCCCGGCCAGATTGACAATCTGCCGAGCCGGTTTGGCAGAATTGCAAAGATGGTGCCGCCGTGAAGGGCTGGCGCTGCCCCCTTCCTGCATCCCCGGCAGGTCAGCGCCGGTTTTCGGCGTGCCGCCCCCGCCGCCATTGCGGCAAGAGGCAAACAGGGATCAGGCCTGCGGTTTCGGCTCGGCCCATTCCCAGGGGCGGGTGAAATTGCCCAGAA
The Pseudooceanicola algae genome window above contains:
- a CDS encoding TrkH family potassium uptake protein, which translates into the protein MNFVVFVNGVGLLFSAALMLMDAAIFPATRTLFVESALLTGFPGVILALASASRFSEVTRLHGFLLTSSIWVTAALAGAVPLAMFGLTPVDALFEAMSGITTTGATVMSGLDATPRGILLWRATLQAVGGVGFIVTGIALLPVLRVGGMQLFQTESSDRSDKVTGTAATFALATLAVYLGLMGLCAVFYAAGGMGVFDAITHAMTTLSTGGYSNYDASFGHFTGSYLQWVATGFMLAGALPFAWYIRAWRRGAIASEQVAAMFKTLAVVIAVLTAWLCWSHHILLPDALRLVAFNVVSVVTTTGYATTDYTLWGPVAQVAFLALTLVGGCTGSTSGGAKAMRWLLFARALRVAVRKVHAPHSVQQIRYEGRRVTPDVLNGVMAFFVFYAVTASILSVILAFLGMDLVAAVSGALTALANVGPGLGAVIGPAGNFEPLGWAAKLVLTAGMYLGRLEILTVYVLLMPAFWRETHRAERQV